Part of the Borrelia duttonii Ly genome is shown below.
TATATCTATCCTTGAAAAAGTTCTAAAACCCAAAAGAACAAGACTCGATAGTACTGAAAAAATATTGAAACACAATCTGAAAGAAAAAAAAGCTGAACTTGCCAAACAAAACAAATATGAAAAACTAAAATTAGCAGAAGAAAAAAGACAAGAGAAACTAAAAATAGAAAAACAAAAAAAAATAGAAGCAGCAAAAAAAAGGCTAGAAAAATTAAGATTAACAAAAGAAAAAAAACAAGAAAAATTACGAATAGAAGAGCAAAAAAGGCTAGACAATATAGAAAAGTTCAAACTTGAAGAAACTAAAAGACTTATGAGCCAAGGCATGAGATTCAAAAAGGCGAAAGAAGCCGCAATAAAAAGATCGTCCATGACACAAGAAGAATTAATGGATTTAGAGTACAAATCGCTAAAAAAGCAAAATGGAATTATACGTCGCACTATACGTCGCACTGGGCGCGCTGTTCTAGAAATAGGTAAAATTGCGGTTGGAACTGCTCTTGGACAAGTATTTGGGACTACTTTTCAAGGTGGTATTGGTGATGCATTCAATTATGCTAAAAGATCTATTATCAACAACGCAAATGTAAAAAAAATGAATGTAATTACTTCAAGAGTATTCAAATCTCAAGAAAAGGCTCAACTTAACAATATTCTTCAAACAATACCGGGATTTAATCGGGAAATTGATAGAGAAGAGTTCCTCAATTATGCTGGAATTTTGAGAAAAGATTTGGAAAGTTTAGGACAAAACAATGAAGAGAACCTCAATAAAGCAGTAGCATTTGCTGCAAGACTCAAATCCACAGGGGTTGTCAATGATAATGCTTCAGCTATTGCTGTAGTATCAGAATTCTTACAAGGAAAAGGTGGGTCTCTATATAATGTCATGGGTTCATTTAGTAAATTGACACATAAGTACAATGAACGTGGAGAAATGGAATATGACTTACTATCTTTAAGCCAAGCTTTGTCTTTTAGAACAGAAACACTAAAAAAAATTATTGATGATTGGAATACGCTTGAATTTCCTAAATACGCAAGTACCGAAGAAAAACTCAAAGATGATCTTATTGAAGCCGAAGATTCTTTCGCAAAAACTACATCTGAACTAGTAAAACCCCTCTTAAAGAAATTATCACAACTAGCTACATGGCTTCAAGACTTTACTTTCAAAACTCACATACTTGATCCAATGATCAAAGGTCTCACAAGTTTTTTCGGTAATATTTACGAATGGTTTACAAAAATGGTAAAAATAGCACTAAAACAAATACTACCCGATTGGTTTTACAAATGGGTTTTTAGTGAAGAACCTAAAACAAATAAAGACCATTCACCACTCCCAACTACTGATACTGGGACTAAATTAGAAAAAGACGCAAGTGTGAAAACACCTTAGGAGGTACAAATATGATTACACAATTTACAACTGATTTTATACATCAGTACCAAGATGCAAAAGGCATGAAATCAATGTTAGACTATATCAACTTAACGCCGTCTCAAATAACAACCATTTTGAAAGAAACTTTCAATCAATTGTCTAGTGTGTTCATGACGTCTAATTTCTTAATTCTATGCCCGCGAATGGACTTTAAAGGCCAGGGATATGTCCCACAAGGATTTTTCATTCAAGCTAAAAGTGAACTAATCAATATGAAATATAGTACTACTTGTTCAAAACGTCCTATAATTGATTATTATACTCGTAAATCTACACATGTAAGTTACAATCCTACTTTCAACGATGAGATCATAACGCTAAATAATGCTAAATTAGTTAGTGGATATTCAGAACTACTCAAATGGTCATTCAATGTTCCTTTTGGAAAATCCATATTTCCAAATACTAGCAATTTAGCAAAACAACACTTAACTAACAGGGTAAAAGAAAGTGTGCCATTTAGTGTTTACAGCCCATCTTTTGGATTTAGAGAAATAGTTGCTATTACTTCTCTTGATCTCAAAGATACAGTATATCTTGATGAGGTTGAAATTAGTGTAACATTAGAAGTTCTCAAAACATTTACAAAATACAAAGGATGAATCAATGGAGCCTAGACTTTTGAAATATGACTTCAAGATAGAATTCTACGATCAACCTAAAATCTACGAGATACCTAAAAAAGAAAATGAAACTCAAACTGAAAAAGCTAAAGAAAAGAGCACACCTAAAGAAAAACCAAAGGAAGAAACTAAGACTGAAGAAACTGAAGAAAAGAAGAAAAATACAAACGAACCCAAAATTGTACTTCGCACTACAGATGGTATACATATAGACATTCAAATATCTGATGTATATACAAGCAATAACTATATATGTGCCAAACAAGCAAAACTAACTATTTGGAATTTACCTATAGATTTTAACGATAATTTACAATCTGGCAATATTGTAACTATATACTATAAAAAATTTGCAGAAGTCAAAGATTATGACTTTATCATGTCTGGGTATTTGGGTACACCTATGAGTACTGATTATCCTAGTGGTGATTTTAGTGTTCAATTGGAAATTCATTTAGCATCAAAAAGCAATTATTTTCATAGAGCACTCAACCCAAATCAATTTCAAGGCATGACAGTAGAAAATGCGATCAAATCAGCTTTTCCTAGTAGAAATATTATCAATATGACTTATGAAAACAAAAAACGCATAATAAATGAAAGTTTTTGTGCAAACACTCCTGTTGAATTCATCGAAAAGATAACTAAAAAGTATGTTCAAAGTGTTAGAACAGATATTGAACCTAAAGACCATACACAACTCATCAGAGAAGCATCTCTTGATACTACTCATACTGAATGTAACTATATATTTACAAATTATGTAGCGATACAAACAGAAACAGAGAAAAAAGAAGAAACAGAAAAAAATAAGCCTATACAAAAGGATAAAAATCCAAAAACAGAAACACCTACAACAGACACAAAAGAAGAGGAAACAAAAAAAGACACAGATAAAGACTATGAACCTCTTGAAGATTATCTTCTTGAATTTATACCACAACAAGAAGTCACTATAGGTTCAAATAGAAATATTAAGTTCATATATTGGAATGCCAAGATTATGTATACACATAAACTGAAAGTTGGCGATAAAGTTAGTTTCATTGATGGTACTGGTAAAAAAATTAAGGGCACTATTTCACAAGCTGATGCTGTATTAAGCAATATTGGTGAGTGTTCTCTTATACTCAAGCTCTATGATGATGCGAATTTTTTAAATATAAAAGGAGAAGCTAAGTAAATGCATTTGAATTATGATATTTACAGAATGAACAGCCAAATGGCTGGTTCTGCGTTAACACAAGAAGAGATCAAACTATGGATTTACAAAAATATTTTCATCTCTACAATAGGAATTATCAAATCTTTCAATTCTGAAACTCAAGAAGGTGTTGTATTACTATCCCTTTACAAAAATGTAGAAATTAAAACTCGATGTATATCCAATATGCATTTTGATCTACAAGAAAATGATGAGGTTATTCTTTTGCAAAGTAGTATCAATCTTTTTGATATTAATGATGATAATTATTTTGACAAAAACTATTTCTATATATTACGACCGATTAATATGCAAAATGCCACTATCAAAGTTGATGATTTTTCTATTCACACAAAAAACCTTATGGAGATTAAGAATAATAACATAAGTTTGAAACAAGTCTTAGAAGAAATAGTTAATTGTTTGCACAATTTGAGAGTTTCGGGACAAGCTACGGTTGAACCTAGTTTTTACACATATGTTAATAATATACAAAACAAAATAAACATGTTGCTTAAATAGTTTTTAGCAAAAATAGTATTATACTTCCTTTTATTAGTTAAAAGGATAAAGGATGTAAAGATTGGATATCAGAATTGACAATGATTTTAACTTAGCTTTTAATTCGAATTTACAGCTCGTTGATAGTATTGAAGAACAAAAACAACGACTATTCATCTTCTTAAAGACTCCAAAAGGTAGTCTTTTCTATGATCCTCAATGGGGTTTAGATTATTCGCACGTTGTAAAGCTTATCAAGGTGAACTCTGTGAACCAAATCAAAACTTACCTATTCAATATTATACAAGATCTCAAAATTGATATTGTAAATCTTGACGTAAAGATACAATCAAACACAATAAGCATTGTCTTTTATTTTCCAAATGACACTCTAAATATGGAGGTAAAATTATGAGCATCCTATTTGATTCTGATGTTGGAGTCTTGAAAAAGAATATTGAACAAATTGTCAATGTTAAACGTCAATACTTAAGAGATAATTACAAAATATTGATTAATGACGACCCAGCATCTATTTACAACATTATTGCAACATCACTTGCATTCAAAGAATGTGAACTAATTGATGAAGTTAACAAACTATTTGAATCTATAAAACCTGATTCTGAATATTGGCAAGCGATAGAAAAGCATATAAGTGTCAAAAGTACTACTTATGAGGCTATAAAGAACTCTTTACTATCTATTAATGGTATTACACACTCAAATATCAAAAGTACTGCTGGTACAGCTAGTATTTATGTTATTGTAGAAGATGAATTTTTAAATTCAGACAAAACACAAATAGAAGATACAAATCTAAAAGCAAATATTTGGAATATACTATATCTAACATGTCCAATTGGTACTACTTTTGAAGGAG
Proteins encoded:
- a CDS encoding DUF759 family protein, which codes for MNNTGFTIKFKGVLDHASTKKSLEKDISILEKVLKPKRTRLDSTEKILKHNLKEKKAELAKQNKYEKLKLAEEKRQEKLKIEKQKKIEAAKKRLEKLRLTKEKKQEKLRIEEQKRLDNIEKFKLEETKRLMSQGMRFKKAKEAAIKRSSMTQEELMDLEYKSLKKQNGIIRRTIRRTGRAVLEIGKIAVGTALGQVFGTTFQGGIGDAFNYAKRSIINNANVKKMNVITSRVFKSQEKAQLNNILQTIPGFNREIDREEFLNYAGILRKDLESLGQNNEENLNKAVAFAARLKSTGVVNDNASAIAVVSEFLQGKGGSLYNVMGSFSKLTHKYNERGEMEYDLLSLSQALSFRTETLKKIIDDWNTLEFPKYASTEEKLKDDLIEAEDSFAKTTSELVKPLLKKLSQLATWLQDFTFKTHILDPMIKGLTSFFGNIYEWFTKMVKIALKQILPDWFYKWVFSEEPKTNKDHSPLPTTDTGTKLEKDASVKTP
- a CDS encoding DUF792 family protein, translated to MITQFTTDFIHQYQDAKGMKSMLDYINLTPSQITTILKETFNQLSSVFMTSNFLILCPRMDFKGQGYVPQGFFIQAKSELINMKYSTTCSKRPIIDYYTRKSTHVSYNPTFNDEIITLNNAKLVSGYSELLKWSFNVPFGKSIFPNTSNLAKQHLTNRVKESVPFSVYSPSFGFREIVAITSLDLKDTVYLDEVEISVTLEVLKTFTKYKG
- a CDS encoding DUF693 family protein is translated as MEPRLLKYDFKIEFYDQPKIYEIPKKENETQTEKAKEKSTPKEKPKEETKTEETEEKKKNTNEPKIVLRTTDGIHIDIQISDVYTSNNYICAKQAKLTIWNLPIDFNDNLQSGNIVTIYYKKFAEVKDYDFIMSGYLGTPMSTDYPSGDFSVQLEIHLASKSNYFHRALNPNQFQGMTVENAIKSAFPSRNIINMTYENKKRIINESFCANTPVEFIEKITKKYVQSVRTDIEPKDHTQLIREASLDTTHTECNYIFTNYVAIQTETEKKEETEKNKPIQKDKNPKTETPTTDTKEEETKKDTDKDYEPLEDYLLEFIPQQEVTIGSNRNIKFIYWNAKIMYTHKLKVGDKVSFIDGTGKKIKGTISQADAVLSNIGECSLILKLYDDANFLNIKGEAK
- a CDS encoding DUF777 family protein, yielding MHLNYDIYRMNSQMAGSALTQEEIKLWIYKNIFISTIGIIKSFNSETQEGVVLLSLYKNVEIKTRCISNMHFDLQENDEVILLQSSINLFDINDDNYFDKNYFYILRPINMQNATIKVDDFSIHTKNLMEIKNNNISLKQVLEEIVNCLHNLRVSGQATVEPSFYTYVNNIQNKINMLLK
- a CDS encoding GPW/gp25 family protein, coding for MDIRIDNDFNLAFNSNLQLVDSIEEQKQRLFIFLKTPKGSLFYDPQWGLDYSHVVKLIKVNSVNQIKTYLFNIIQDLKIDIVNLDVKIQSNTISIVFYFPNDTLNMEVKL
- a CDS encoding DUF276 domain-containing protein (DUF276 is restricted to Borreliella and related spirochetes.); the protein is MSILFDSDVGVLKKNIEQIVNVKRQYLRDNYKILINDDPASIYNIIATSLAFKECELIDEVNKLFESIKPDSEYWQAIEKHISVKSTTYEAIKNSLLSINGITHSNIKSTAGTASIYVIVEDEFLNSDKTQIEDTNLKANIWNILYLTCPIGTTFEGDIIIDGINNNNQRIEYKVSLGKKKYVYLKSKYKVNVKNHLYLNVDAKIRDIYTRIVNNNYGDMGISFEYQDFFAPVNEIKGVHCIDISVALKENLNTKINEINDSEFTNNENIQVEENEILDFDFTSDRLLINISS